From the Hordeum vulgare subsp. vulgare chromosome 1H, MorexV3_pseudomolecules_assembly, whole genome shotgun sequence genome, the window AGTGTGGTTGATCACCCTGCCGGACCAGCTACTGCCTactgatcatcatttttagtgcTGGCTAGCAATGTTATTACTTGGACAAAAACACATATCTATCATGTAAAAGATGTCATATTTTTGGTACTAAATTAATAAGGAGGCAATAAAATGCTGTGGATCTTTGGGTCTTGGGTGCAAATGCACCTCAAATTGGATTTTTTTAAGAAGTATTGTAAAGTtagtcaaaaatttcagaaacttctttcaaacaagaaTGATGCGGTGTTATGCTCATGTGACTCTTCGCGAAGGATTGAGGTTCATGGTATTCTAGGCGAAGCAAAACAAAATTGACACTATATAAACATATTCACACATTTTGTTTCTGCCACGCAGTCCACATAAGTCACTTCTTCGCGAAACTTTTTACATGAGTATAACACTACAAGGTTCTTGTCTCCAAAAAGTTCCAGAATTTTTTAACTCTTTTTGTAATTTATAAATCATTTTTTTCAAAGAGGTTGCTTGGAACCCAAAACCAATTAGGTATTTCCGGGCATTAAAATGACATATATAACACCAGAAAGGTTCTCCTATATGACATGAATGCGCCAGCAATTTCTCCGATAAGTACCGTTGTATATTTGTGCAGGAATTAGTGTACCACTTTCACTAGAAAATTTCTCCAACGAATACCCTCGTATATTTTCAATTTCTGGCAGGAATTGAAAATATGCCGTAAATATATTTTAGCGGCACTGTTTATCCTTTTGACGAAGAAATGAATCCCATTACTCGGCAATAAATGTGACACGGGTACTCCCAGCAATTTGACCCTGGACCTGGAGCCTCGTCTAGTCTAATCCACCTCCCCACTAATCCACCAGCTGTTTACACCGGGTCAGCTAACCGCCCTCTCAATAGATCAACGTCACTCCCCATCTTGTTCCTCTTGGTCGCCACCACCCCCACTGGTCAAAGGCAGCGCCACCCACATCACAGTACAAGCCAAGGCACGCCAAGGCAGAGAGGAGGACCAGGCGTAGGTGGATGCTGTGAGCCCGCCTTGTCGGCCCCCATTCACACACCAGGCACATGGAGcatccggcgccggcgccggagccgatGCTGCTCGACGAGCAGCCCCCCACCGCAGTCGCCTGCGAGAAGGTAACCGGATCTGTGCTGGGATGGCGTTGGCCGTGTGTTTCTTGCCGTGGTGTTCCGTTGAGCTAATGTTTAGCGTGTTGGCGCTCTTGCTGAGCAGAAGCAGCAGGATGGCGAGGCGCCGTATGCGGAGGGGAACGACGCCATGACCGGCCACATCATCTCTACCACCATCGGCGGCAAGAACGGCGAGCCCAAGCAGGTGAGCTGAGCGTCTCTTATGTTTCCCATGTGTCTCTTGGCCTGAGCTTGCACGGCCAGTTCTTGCCTTGGTGAGATGTATGTGGATCCTTGGTTAGGTTTTTCTTCGTTTACGGAGAACAAAAAGAATGATAGACAGCGGCTGAATTTATCAAGGACGATGGAGCTTGTCAGCCTATTTTTGCAGTGCTCATTTGTTTGATCCTCATGTAACTATGGTTTGCTCAAGAGATCTGTTCCAAATATGCCTGTGTGGTGTTCAATAGTGTGGGTTTTCGGGACAAATTTGGACGGCCTCAGTTAGATTTTGGATGATGCCCCTTTGGCGCCCAGTTGGTAATGTCCTGCTTTGTTTTTCAGACGATTAGCTACATGGCAGAGCGCGTTGTGGGCACTGGTTCGTTTGGCATCGTCTTTCAGGTGATTGCTCGAGCCATTGCTTGTTTCCATGTTTGTGTTGTTCACCATCAGCCTGATGTTTAGTGAAATGGTTGCATGTGTAGGCTAAATGCTTGGAAACTGGGGAGACGGTGGCCATTAAGAAGGTACTGCAGGACCGGCGGTACAAGAACCGTGAGCTGCAGCTTATGCGTTCGATGAACCATTCCAATGTTGTCTCCCTCAAGCACTGCTTCTTCTCAACCACAAGTAGAGATGAGCTGTTTCTGAACCTTGTCATGGAGTATGTCCCGGAGACGCTCTACCGCGTGCTTAAGCATTACAGTAATGCCAAACAGGGGATGCCACTTATCTATGTCAAGCTTTACACCTATCAGGTTTGTGAATTGCCAATGAATAAATGTGAAATGTGTGCCTGTCATTGTGCAACTATTCTAAGTCAATTTGACATTGGTGGCAGCTATTCAGGGGGCTGGCGTACATTCATACTGTTCCAGGAGTCTGTCACAGGGATGTGAAGCCACAAAATGTTTTGGTATGTATCGGTGAACACTGGCTGTGTGCATCACTTGATGCAGAGGACGGGGTCTTCCCCTTTCCGGAATAAAATGTATCAGTGAACACACTGAACAGATTTGCTCGGTTATCATGCATGGCTTTTCATGTTTGATTTTGAATTTGCTTCCTTATACAGGTTGATCCTTTAACACATCAAGTTAAGGTCTGTGACTTTGGAAGCGCAAAAGTTCTGGTATGTTGGCTCTTTCCCCAAGAGTTTGGTGATACATACACACTGCTTAGATCCATTTGTCCTGTCGTGTAGACTACTCATTCTATTCAATATTGAACCAGAATTGGCATCATGGTCTGTGCTATTTTGATTTATCCTTACTGTTTTAGGTTTATAGCTAGTCAGTCGTTAAGATTAAAATTAAGTCACTTTTATACACTTTACAATTTGACTTCTTCAGATAGCATTGGTTATAAACTATTATCTCTGTATTGCGCTTATTCCCTACTGGCATGCTGAATTCTTGCTTTAGCCGAAAGTAAAGTTTCTGATCTTCACTTCATTTGATTACATTGGGTGTCCGACACTGAATATAAAATTTAGTTCCTTTGCTACAATATCAACCTGCATAGTACTTTGATGTTACTTACCTGCTAATCTGATATCATTTTTCTTGTGCTGCTCTATCAGGTGGCGGGTGAGCCCAATATATCATACATATGCTCACGCTACTACCGTGCTCCGGAGCTTATATTTGGTGCGACTGAATATACATCATCGATAGATATATGGTCAGCTGGTTGTGTTCTTGCAGAACTGCTCCTTGGTCAGGTTAGTTCCTTCGTTTTATTCACATATTTTGCAACCTCCTAGGTTCCAACTAAGATGTCAATACTGTAGTTTCTGATCTTCCATTTCTTTTTGCTAGCCATTATTTCCAGGAGAGAGTGCAGTCGATCAACTCGTAGAGATAATCAAGGTCTGCAAACattccatatctctctctttcGCTTATACTATTAAATGATGTTGACCTTTGTGATGTTCTTGTAGGTTCTTGGAACACCAACTCGGGAGGAAATACGTTGCATGAACCCGAATTATACGGAGTTTAGGTTTCCGCAGATAAAAGCTCATCCTTGGCACAAGGTAGACTTGCAATCTCATTCATGTCCAATCATTTATTACATTTGTTTTTATTAATATATGTGGCTCACTGTTATTAATACAGTCCAGCCATATATAAGATCTGCTGTAATATACTTTAAGGTAtataacaatgtgatgtgatgccTATGTTTACTGATTGCTCTTTGCTGTGATCAGGTTTTTCACAAGAAAATGCCTCCTGAAGCCATAGATCTTGCTTCACGTCTTCTTCAATATTCACCAAGCCTCCGCTGCACTGctgtaagttttttttttttttgacgtTGCTTGCTCTTCTAGGTGTTTGCCTCTGCAAGTAGTAGAGGAACAGATGAATGTAAATGTGAATGGTCTTTTAGAGACAATCGATATATAATTCTCCTTATTGTTTGTCAAACTAGATTGATCAGTACTAGTCTTGTATGACCATCATAATCCAGTACCATAGATCGATGCTTGGCAGAAGACGAGTTGACATTTAGTCGTCCTATAACACGTTTTGCTATAGCATGATGGCGATACTCATGCATTTGAATATCTGTATGCAGCTTGACGCATGCGCGCATCCTTTCTTTGATGAGCTACGGGAGCCTAACGCGCACCTGCCAAACGGACGCCCGTTCCCACCTCTGTTCAACTTCAAGCATGAAGTAAGTGCATCAGAGAAAAACATAGGCCGCTCATTAACAGATATGAACATGTATGCAACCTGTTTGTCCTGttgtgcttatgggatctgcattTTGTCTGCAGCTGGCCAATGTTTCACAAGACCTCATCAACAGGCTTGTACCTGAACATGTTCGCCGACAAGCTGGTCTCGCTTTCTTGCATGCAGGGAGCTAAATATGCACACGGGTGCCCTCAACCCTGCACCTTGTTGTTTTGCCATGGGCGAAGGGTGGTGGTTTAAGATGGAGGCAGGTCAGATGATCCCTGGAGTGATATATGCCAGATTCCAATTATCAGAAGTACCGGTAGAGCACCGAGGAATAACAACTGTGTAGATCATCTGCCAGGGAAGGAGCCTTGCTTGAGTATTCAGTAGTGAAGTGGTAATATCATTCGGATTGGTGTACCGGTTGAGGAGATGGAAACAGCATAGCCTTAGGCCATGGACCGAGTTTTCTTTCAGTTTTTGCCCTATTGTAAGAGTTAATAGCTTCTTAATGTATTGTACTAGCTCGTATGTTGTCAACTGTCTCGTTCTCCATTCCTGATGTAAATTGTTGCAGTAAACTTCGCTGTTCAATAAGTTCCCTGACATGCAGAGCTTGCACGCCAACTTTTTTTAGCCTCAATTACATGGAGGTACCGTAGACTGGAACACACCACACACACTTGCTATGTGTCTATGAAAGTCCTTTTTTTCTTGAAAAGGAGGACTAGAGCAATTCCCAAACGGACGGcgctttttgtccgtttgggttggCCGGCTGTTCGGCGTTTGTCCTGTTTTAGATTTGGGTCGGCACTACGTCCAATGCGTTGACCCATACGTGTCGGCGTGGCTGGTTGGCAACCCTATTTCAATAAATAACTCATTTTTGCATTAAAATATATAGTTTCAACCGAATAAAATAACATAGTTTTACAAGTTGGATAAAAGTAAAAATCTCTTACATAGTTTTGCAAGTCGAATAAAGAagatacatctattggttgccaacatgaatctacGTATGCTCAACTAAATCATTTTGCAGTTGCACGTGAGTTTCCCAATCATGCATGTCATGATGAAATTGGATGAAATGTTTAAACCTTGCCGCTCCTCCAtgctcaggcacaacattctcaccctgaaactgaaacccttgatcGTACGTTCGGGCGCTCATCTTCTACGATGCAGTCATCGCCTCCCATAATTTCTGCGTGCTCGAGGTATTAGCAGGATACCGaacgatgccccatcgagattgcaaaacaccaaaggcatgctcgacatccttcctagcactctcttgctcttgggcaaatcttttcctcttctctccgacaggGTCGGGGATTGTCTTGACAATAGTGGTTCACTCAGGATAGATACCGCCATCCGTAGTATCCTTTGTCATAGTTGTGTCCGTTGATAGTAAAGTTCACCAGTGGGTtgttgccttcggcaagcctagcaaacaccgGCGAGCGTTGAAGCACGTTAATATCATTATGTGATCCGTCCATGCCAAAGAAAAGAGTGCCAGATCTAGAGATCTTGAGACGCCACGACCTCTAGCATGACAGTGCAAGCCCTGACATGGCCCTTATACTgcccttgccaagcagaagggtagttcttccactcccagtgcatgtagtctatgctgccaagcatccCTGAGAAGCCCCTGCTCGCATTCATCGTCAACAAATGGGATGTATCTTCAGgagtcggctctctcaagtactcaggaCCAAATACAACAATAACAGCCTTGCAGAACTTATACAAGGATTCTAGGCATGTAGAGTCGCTCATACAAACGTACTCGTCAATGAGATCACCGggcactccgtatgcaagcattcggatggcggcagtgcatttctgataagaggagaAACCAATCTTTCCAAcggcatcctctttgcactcgaaatagtcaTCATAGCCGACCACCCCCTCTCTAAAACGGTTGAAAAGATGCCTACTCATACGAAAACGGTGGGGAATTTCTGATGTTTGAACAACGGATTTGTTATATCAAACtagtccttccaaagaaggaGATGCCCGTtctctcggttgcgattcaacgATGGAAGGTGGCCCGGAACGGAGCCACAGAACAACGGCCGCTGGCTATTgaggtggtgatggaccaacacggcagccaatatctcctcctcctcatccgacGACGAATCGTGAGAGTCGCAAAGGAAATTGTGAAAAAAAATCATCGGCCgagtccattttgtaccttggcaaACTGTCGAACAACTTGCGGGCCTCGACGAAGGAGACGGCCGACGAAGGGAGTGGCCGATGTCCGACGAGCGTGCCGTGAGGCTCTGGCCGGGGCGGCGAGGCGACTTCTTGGTCgcggtgtcacaccctgttttcactttgtTTCAACTGTAGTGTTTTCAAATTtggagtttattaaaaaaattaagcaaatgctatgagtgccatgattgtcattgattgcatgtatgcttgagtgtgtggatctaaaaatattttttataacatgatatttccataaaaatcctttttctcaactttgttaattcaaaaccttgctttggggtttgcactacaagtccctcatTTTAAGGggatgccttcacccaaagattgtattctgattttagcactattgtaactttccaaaatcataaaataattattttataaaatatttttctattttatttgcatgtcctttcctgaggccagaaatgatatttctgggtggaaaattatttttctaccttagaaatatctaagaaaatttggagatactgagaggacatatattttccatacataagattttcaacccctatttatgttcaaaatatttgagaaaacctttgaaAGCCTATTCtgactgttttgaccttttgaaatatttccaaaggaaatattctccataaattttcagaaatttttagcATATTTCCCAAGCTTTATTTGGTGGCCAtaacaagtttcacctcattccaaggtggcttGGTTCACCAGGTAACCCTAAAACCtttcctgtccagaatcaagttgaagcaactctacataacaaagtttgttcaaatggcctaaaactttgtaggagtgctcaataccccaaatatGGAGGCCCTGCCAAGAATtgaatttgtgggaatttatttactCACATTTTCTTTTAATAAGGCagaactgtccatttgggggtgttttcaagtttacactgtcaaacttgtccaatggggctcaaatttggtagagcatcctaatCTTGCCTAAAACACAATCGTGTTAAATTTCAGCATCATTGGTGAAGGTTAGATGCCCCAAACCcatatcaaacaccttcagccagattggtcaaacaacgtctagcactctctacacccactcccttctctCCAAACTCCCAGCACAGGCTGccaacaccactcctcaactgcagacgagtggaTCCTCTTTGGTTCCAAGTGAGTAAGCCAAAACCCCCAGTTTAGCTTCTGATTCAAAGATGGCAGAACCTCTTTAAGCCTCTCCCTTTGACCATCAATGCTTCTCTCGGTTCCTAGCAACCGaggggcatctaagccaacccTCAGACAAGCCAGATAGGGCCAAAGCACGCCAGAgcatgccagcatgccgtggcatgccaaatctgcactctgggcgcgctacagggcgcacccgaggcaaaggaggccagccccagcctgttctcacctcccctcggtgtctctcCACGTCCCCGACAACCACTCGACTCAGGGTAGCCTCACGGCCACCTTCtttaacaccccaaaaattttgCCCTGTTTTTAATTATTAAAAATTTGCCAGGATtatttaaatttttatttttgggttttctgctgATCTCAGACCCCTTCTTTTCTTGATCTTAaaaatacttcttcctcaagtgaGAGCTCTTAATTTttttatgacttgagtgttgactGAGGTGTTCTTCACTTCATTTCTGATCCAAAGAAGGCTTTTTTGTAAACAAATTCTTTTAAGTTTTATTTATTCAAAACTGGCTTTTAAATTTTCTTAAGGACTCAATTTGAACTCGAACCATTTGGTAAATTCTTTTAAAAGTTCCACAAAAACTTGGAAATGACCTAGTATGTTTGTGGAACAATTTTATGGAAAAATAAAGTCAAGTGTTTTGGTAAATTTAAGCACATTATTTTATTTTGCACTCTGGTCCAATTAGAGTTTTGGTAAATTCCACTGTtgtgttttgaaaattttgagcaccaCATCCTGATTTCTATTCTGGACCAGTTTTGTAGTTTGCACTACAACCCTATTATTATCTTTTCCAATGCCTTTGAAATTTTTTGTGCTTAGTAGACCCCGCAAAACCCTTAAGTCCAAGAGATCAGCCTCTATGTGTTTTAGCAAGCCACTGTTTTAATTCCCCTAAGTTGCTGCCTAGAATTGTTTTTCTCAAATTAATGCACTTATAACCTTCTGCTTTTCAAAAACTAGCTATGCCATCTTTGCTATCATCCAAGGAGCCCCCAACCTGGAATGTTTGGTAGCCATCACTGTCACCTAGGTGCCCTTGTCATTCTGTCAAACACTTAGTGTCCCTGACCAGATTTGGCACACTCTTTAGATTATACTAGGAAGTTGCCCTAAGAGCCAAACTGTCATGTCCTCTAACCCTGTATCAACCCCATCAGTGGATCTGGGGACTTTTGGTTGAAACCCATGGCCCTGGCATGCACTGGCATTGTGTCGAGCACATGGTGGGCATGCCAAGAGCGCGCTCTGGAGCGCGCGTTTTGTAGTCAACGTGCCCGAGCCGCCGTGTCTCGGTCCTTGCCCCCTTGCTGTCCGAAAGGGCCGCAACACGTCGATCTTTTGCACGTGTTCTTCGTGGTGTACCTGCTGCCTCCCCCTGCTGCACTCCTGGAGCACTACAGCCGTGCCGGCCGTCGATGCCAACAGCGGCCGCTCGGTGATGCAGCACCGCCCATTTGCTCCCCGCGTGCCACCTGCCCCTGGACCACACCCTTGCATCATAACCCTGCTACCAGCCCTGCTGCCACCTGTGTTGCAACCCCTGTGCCGCTGAAGGTTGGTCTCCCGTGACCTTATCTTCGACCACCACAGGAACCGACTCCCCGCAACTATAAATAGAGCCTCTGAAGCCTCATCATAGTCCACGAGGCGCCTGGAAGCTATAGCCACCCCTCCCTAGCTTCAGTTTGGCTAGAGGTCGTCGTCTTCCCCAACTCCGACAAGTCTCGGCCGCCCCAACCTTGACCTAAATTTGCGGCTAATATAGCGTCCCCGATGTTGTTCTTCGTCGGAATGGAACCCCACGAGCACCGCGAGCTTCTTCCCCCTCTCGAAGAAGCCCCAGATAAGCCGTAAACACAACCCCCCTTTCTGGCCGCACCGCCGTCCACCGGCCTCATTGTCGCCGGAGCTCCCGATCCCCCCAAGGCCTCGTTTGGTAGGAAGGGATTGAGGGGGTTTTGAGGGGAGGGGATTTGGTGAATCCACCTCTTCCACCCAATCCCCTCAAATCCACTTGAAACCCCTCAAACCCCTCCAATCACAATCCTCTCTATAGGAATCAAACGTTTGGTAGGCAGGGAATGCAATATTGTGAAACGTCTAAAAATGTAATATTTTATCAAGAAGAGTTTGCTACAAAAGTATAAAGGTCTCCAAATAAAAATTTAAACTGCTACATGGGATAATTTTGTAGCAATAACACAATTTTGCATGAATTTCAATCGATATATCATCACATGCATGGAGTATATCACACCGACAACATAAATTTTCTAACATCATTACTTGGAATCAAATGCCACGTGTGATCTTTTCCAGCAAAAAATTTCACACAGCCATACTCCAAATGAGAAATACAAGATGTTCGATCAACAAAAGTGAATGGTTCATCACAACATGAACACATGTTTAATCGGCAAATGCTGCGTGACATGTTTGCGGGCGGCAATGTGTGAAGGAGACTTGTGGCAGCAAAGCATGGTCGCCCATCTTCCGCAAGATCATGTCCCTACAAAAAAATAGATGAATTGGTCCAagggttatatctacttgatgttgTTGCGAGCATTAGATGGCTCTTTCTGAACGTCATCAAGCATTGTAACAGAACATAGGTGCAAATTACAAAGGCTGACAGAGTGACAGATCATAGGAACAAAAGAAAATCAGATCATAATGTGCAGAAACTAATTTAAGCCAAGTAGTTGAATGGGTTGATGCGTTGCTGGAGTTCTTACTTGCACATTCGACCAAAACAGAAATACACGGGCATCCCAAGTTCGAAAAAGGGCTAGTTATCTTAGTAGCTAACAAAAGAACATTCAAACTAAACTCTAGAAAGTGGCTATCTACTTTTTTTGTGGGAAAGAGGCTATCTACTAACCGGAACAAAAAGATCAAGCATAATACACCTACGGAAAATGTACTTCCAGTTTGGAACAACATATAATCACTGCAAACTCAAGAACGTTGTTACTGTAAATGAAGAAAACATCTGCTGTAAAAATTGTTAAAATTACTGAGATTGGGAATGAATAAATAGCCTAGTGTGTAGAATTAGATGAATGGAGTATGAACTGTGGTGGTAGAGTACTAATTAACTAGGTCTTGCCTCCAGAATCATATTTTTATCTTGTATGTCACTGTCAGTCTCTGCCTCTGGTATACGTATCATTCGGCTGTGAACATTTGACAAACGGAGGTACAAGAAGTCCTTTCGTTCTACACGGGAATATAGTAATCTTCATAGATGAAAACGAGAACCTAAGCTATGACTTGTCAGTGGAGTTGTCTGGCATTTCAGTACTTGTGTTGTCCAATTACACCAGTACCAGTAGTGCTAATTTCAGAATTATATTGTTATTTCAAAGAGAACTGAACAGGTCTTGAACAAGATATTACAGATAGAGTATCTGCTGGTACAGTTTATGCAGTTTTGGCGCAGGTTAGAGTTGATGGGAATATCCATGGCAAAGCTGAAGTCAAAGCAACCCCGAGGTTGCAAAATCCAGATGGTCAACACATTACAATGTTAAGCACGGGCTTATGCAGAGGCTCGGATTTGAGGCAGTGAAGGCACGCGAACTCGGATCGAGGTGAGGTGGAGCCGTAGGGGCAGATGCAAGTGCTGCGGGGCGAGACCTGGCTGGTACGCAAGGCAACGGAGGCAGCGAGGCAAGGACGATGCGGATGCGGGGCAGGATCCATGGCTGGACAAATATAAAACCCTAGACGATGCGGGGAAAGGAGAGGAAGGGAGGCGAGGCGAAGACTTACCGGAGCAGATCGCCGGCGTTGAGGAGTCGGGAGGCGGCTTGGGGAGGAGTCGCGCGGCGGCCAAATCCTCGAGCCCACCCTCGAGGGTTCTGAAGCGCGTGGAAAGAAGCGGATCGAAGGAGGAATCGAGTGGGTTGGCCCATGTAACCCCGTGTATCAAACGGGCCGTCGGGGTTTCGTGGGGATTCTGGGCCTCGCGGGGTTAATCCCCTGAAAACCCCTTCGACCCACGCGAAACAAACGAGGCCCAAAGGTCTTGCCGTACCTCTCCCGAACCGTCATGAACCCCTGATCGCGATGGTACCCTCAGGTGCCCAAGAGGTGGCCCCAGTCGTCGGCGGGCATCGCCAGGGCCCCCCTCCCTTCGGTCACAAGAGGAAGAAGGCTGACTTGACCATGGTCAAACCTGCCCGTGGGCCCTCCTTGTCAGTGTTAGAGCCGAGCCGAAGCCACTTAAGTGGACGCACCGTTAACTAAGTACGGCTTCCCCTTGCGCTTAAGTATTTGCTCCGAACCATTTTCTTTTTCAGGTTTGATTTAAAAAGAGAATGTTGACTCAACTTTGACTCGCTCTAACTCCTAAAATAATagtccaaatgagttgattctttttgtcacCTCTTCCcaaatttcatctagtttattttagtatttatttgaaaaatatctaAAACAATTTTCTGTACTGTTTTTATATTGTGTGTTAATtagaatattttcaaaaataggaCATGGAGAGAGGAGAAAAAACTTGTAAAAGTTTTAGAGTGAACcctacctctctacacttgga encodes:
- the LOC123427504 gene encoding shaggy-related protein kinase GSK2, producing MEHPAPAPEPMLLDEQPPTAVACEKKQQDGEAPYAEGNDAMTGHIISTTIGGKNGEPKQTISYMAERVVGTGSFGIVFQAKCLETGETVAIKKVLQDRRYKNRELQLMRSMNHSNVVSLKHCFFSTTSRDELFLNLVMEYVPETLYRVLKHYSNAKQGMPLIYVKLYTYQLFRGLAYIHTVPGVCHRDVKPQNVLVDPLTHQVKVCDFGSAKVLVAGEPNISYICSRYYRAPELIFGATEYTSSIDIWSAGCVLAELLLGQPLFPGESAVDQLVEIIKVLGTPTREEIRCMNPNYTEFRFPQIKAHPWHKVFHKKMPPEAIDLASRLLQYSPSLRCTALDACAHPFFDELREPNAHLPNGRPFPPLFNFKHELANVSQDLINRLVPEHVRRQAGLAFLHAGS